TCGGTGTTGCCGCTGGGGGGCGGGCTGGCGTCGGACGGGCCCTGGTGTTGATCCGAATCCTGGGCCTGGGCGGAGGACACCAGGAGCAGCGTGGCGAGGACGAGCCACCGCGCGGGAGGAAAGGCCGGCTTCATGGCAGGTCCATCTCCGCGTCCAGGCGCCAGCGCATGCCTTGTTCGAACTTCGAGTCCTGGGTCTCGAAAACCTCCAGGTTGCGCAGACAGTCGCGCAGCCACGGGGGGCTGTTCGCCCGCCACTTCACCTCGAGCAGGATGGCGGGGGCGTGACGGATGAGCCGCTCGGGCATGGCGGGCGCTCCCGGTCCGGTGGGCCGGGGCGGAAGGGCGAACACGAGATCCTCGTCCACGGTGAAGCGCACGCTGGCGTCGGCGTTCGCGTGGGTGCCGCGCCGGTACCAGGCCGTCACCCAGGGCCTGACGGGGCCATGGGGACTGTCGCGCAGCAACCGGGCCGCCGCGCTGTCCTCGTCGAGGGATCCACCCGCCAACAGGGCCACCGCTTCGCCCGGGGACACGGGGATGCGGACCTTGGTGCGCCGCTGACCCGTGTTGGTCTTCATCTCCAGGTAGCGCGTGCCGGTGAGCACGGGGGGCTCGGACAGGGAGGCACTTCCCGCGTACTCCCGGAGCCGCAGCCGCTGCGTATGTCCATGGCGGCACGAGTCCAGGAAGCGCAGATCCTCGGTGTCGAAGTAGGTCGTCCGCGTGAAGGCGAATGGCAGGCGGGCGTCGTACACACAGGGTTGGGTCCAGGGGCGGGTGGCCCGCATGAAGTCCTCCAGCGCCGTGCGGGAGGGCAGGAAGCGCCGCTCATGGTCCTGCTGCGACGCGAGGGGGGGGGAGGGGAGGGAGGGACTCATGCGGGCCACCGCGCTCATGGAGTGGCTCCCAGGGCTGCCTTGACCTCACCCTGACGCCGGGCGGCGAAGCCCAGCAGCCCGTTGGTGCCGCTGAACGCGTCGATGAACGCCTGGGGCGAGCTCAGGAAGGTGTAGCCCGGCTGCTCGGCGTTCTCGCCCACCACCCAGGGAGTGATGAGCTCATGCGCCGCGCGCAGGCGGGCCTGGAACGGCTCCGGTGCCATCACCCCGTTCGCGGCCTCCAGCGCGTACCTCGTGTAGTCGGCCTTGTAGGTGGGGTCGTCGAGCAGGTAGCGGATGAGTGGCCAGGTGGCGTCGGTGGTGTCGTACGTCAGGGACGTGGACCGGCCCATGCCCTCGCCCATGGAGCGATCATGGTCCCAGGTAATCCAATGCAGCCGGCCGTTCTCCTGGGAGTGGGCGTAGAGATAGTAGTTGTGGGACATGGCGCCGTAGGCGTCCCAGTTCTGGACCACGGTGTTGACCGCGAGCCACTTGAGGAAGCCCTGCACGTTCAGCTTCTGCTCGAGGCGCGCGCGCCAGGCAGCCGCGTCGCTCCGGTCGGAGTGGAGGGCGTTGATGGCTTCCTGCACGGGAGTCCAGCCAATCTCCTCGTTGGCCTGGATGTCGAAGGACGCCTCGTCGAAGGTGCCCCAGCGGGCGCCGGTGCCATCGGCCTCGTAGAGCGCGCCCTTGTGTTCCCCGAAGTAGCCGTCGAGCAGCGAGTTGTTGTCGATGTCCTCGTCGAGCGTATAGAGGCCCCAGTACTGGGTGCCCTCGCCATGGTCCACGTACAGGGCGACGAAGGCGGTGCGGGGCGCGGGCACACCGGACTCGCGGAAGATGTCCGAGGCGATCTTGTCGCGCATGAGCGACGCGTCGGCCGCGCCATTGCCCAGCGACAGCGTCTTGAAGCCGTAGAAGCGCTGATCCTGCGTCTCGGGATGCTCATCCTCGAACTTGTCGAAGTTCAGACGCAGCGGCAGCTTGGACACACCGCTGCGCCAGGTCTGCGCCAGCGAGGAATTGCCCTTCATGCGCACGCCGATGTAGGGCCAGGTCTTGCCCTCGAACTTGAAGGTCGCGGGCACGTAGACGGGCGTGTTGGGGATGATGTCCCCGCCGCCGCCCCCACCCGGAGCGCCACCGCCACCGCCACCGAACTGTGGCCTGCAGATGAGTTGCGCGCCGCCCGGACCCTGCTCACAGGTACTGGTGAAGGTGTTTCCCTGGAAGGTGGCGGTGCAGGCGTCTCCCGCGGCCTTGTCCACGCACGGCTCGGTGAGCTCCACGGGAATCTGCCCGCCTCCCGGGCCTCCACCGCCTCCACCGGGGCCGCCTCCACCGCCTCCCGGGCCCATGCCACCGCCCGCGCCGAACTCGCCCGCCATGGCGGTCATGTCGTCCTGCATCTTCTGCCAGTCCGCGGGGGCGATGATGAGGTCGAACCTCTTCACCTGCTCCTGGGGAAAGACGACGGCATAGGCGGGAGCGGCGTTCTTGCCGTGGGACTCCTCGCTCCATCCCTCGATGGGCTCGGTGCCTCCACACGCGGAGGTGAAGGTGAAGACGACGGTGGCGAATGCGCCAAGGCGCGGACTTCGGTGCATGAGGGTCCTCTCGGAAGGAAACGGGGGTTCCTTCGCCAGGGCGGGCGGTGGGCCTGCCCTGGCGTCACGAGTGGCCACCCTGGAGCGTGCCAGTGACCCCTTCTTTACGCGTTTGTGACGAAATATTTTCGAAATGGGGGATTGACGCGCAGCCGGACCCCACGGTGGTGCTCCGGGGGTTCTGGGTTCATTCCTCGGGCCCTGCGCGGCCCGTTTCCATCATGGCGCCATGGGGGTGACGGTGTTGGACGCCCAGAGCGGGCCGCCCGCCGAGTCGTAGATCACGAGGTTTCCATCGTTCTGCACATAGAACATGGCGCCCCCCTGGCCAGCGGTGCGGGTTTGCCACAGGATCTGCCCGGCTGAATCGTATTCAACGAGGTTTCCATCCTGTTGGAACAACACTTCGGCCGCCGTGCTTCCTACCGTGCCCGTGGAGAAGAGGGGCGTGGAGCCATGGTACAAAACCAGATTGCCATCGTTCTGCAACGTCAGTGAGAAACGGCCATCGCAAGACACCAGGCTCTGTCCTCTCGACAAGCCCTGGCCCGGAGACAGGGCTCCGCATTCAGTGGGCGGCTGCACCGGGGGCAGAGGCGTGGAGGGCGGCGCGGTGAAGAGGCCGAGGTCGACTGCATTGGCGATGGCCGCCAGGCCAGCGACGTTCGGGTGCAGGTGGTCTCCGGTGTCGAATGCCGGCAAGAACCAGGTGGGCTTCGCCGGGTCATGCGTGGCCGTGTCCTGGTCGATCACCGCGTCACAGCCGCTCGCCGCGCTGCGCACGAAGCTGTTGAACTGCTGGCGGACCTGCTCCTGGCTGGACGTCCATCCCGTGGTGCCTTCATACGGCGTCAGCGTCGAGCAGAAGAACTCGATCTGGTTCTGATGGGCCTTGGCGATGAGGCGCTTGAGCACGTCGATGAGCTGCGTGGCCGTCGGCTGCGGCGACGCCATCAGATCGTTGATGGGATCGTCGGAATAGATGACCCAACGGACGCCCGGTTGATCCAGCACGTCGGTGTCGAACCGGTGCTCGGCGCTCAACCCGGCGCCATCGGCCAGACTGCGGTTGCCGCTGATGCCTTGATTGAGAACGCCGACTTGAATGCCTTGTTGCAGCAGGCGTTTCGCCAGGACGTTGGGCCAGCGGTCATTGCCATTGAAATTGCTGCCCACGCCATCGGTGATCGACGCGCCCAGGGTGACCACGCTGCCCAACGCCTGGGGGTTCTGCACGTCCAGGTTGGTGAGGAGGTAGTAGCTGCCGGTGGTACTCACGTTGCTCAGGTTCACGCTGCTTCCCACATCGCCAGGGGCGATGTAGTTGGTCTGCTGGCCCGTCTGGTGCGTCGTGGCCGGGCCCGTCGCAGCGGGCAGGTACATGCTGATGGCCACATCTCCAAACGCTGGCACCTGGAACTGGATCGGATCGCTGGTCAGCCTGGCCCCGACCGGGATCGTGATTTGCGTGCTCCCACCGAAGGTGATGGCGCGATCGGTCCCGGACACGATCGACGAACCATTGCCTCGTAGCGCGATGCGCACGTTGGAGATCCGCAACGGCTGCGAGCCGAACTGGTTGGACACTTCCACGCGCACGACCGACCCGCCAATGCTGGTGCGCACGATCTGGCGCAGTGTCTGCGCATTGAAGGTGTCACCGCTTGCCTGTGGAGACACGGCCCAGGTTCCCACCCACCCGTCGATCACCGCCGCTTTTCCGTGTCCAACGGCCTGGCCGCTGTGTACGGCACAGGCCATCAATAGCGTGGTCTTGGCGAATTGGCGGAACCAAGATGGAAAATGATTCTTGCTCATTCTGTTCTCCCATTCATCAGTGGCTGAATAAAGGGTCAGCCGAGGCGGCCTCCTGCCCCTGTACCTCATGATGAGTAATGAGAACAGAACCAACTCCTTCCTCTCATCGGCTGAGAATTCCTCCAGGCTCGGCCTCATCCATGGGAATGAGAAACAGAGTGTTTGTAATGGTACGGTGAAGTGGCTCAGGGAGGGAGAGGAATGTGATGGTGTTGGAATCTGATTGACTTCCCGGTTCATCTATTGGGGAATTCAAGTAAAACCAGTTGAATCGGGAGTCGCGGAATGCGAATCAGCGCGCCGTGGTGGATGAGCAGGTTGTTGGCGGTCTGGCTCGGAGTCTTGTTGGGAGTTGGCTGTGGGCAGCCGGGTGGTGCTTCCGAAGAGCCGGAGGTGCTGGACTCTTCCCTGCTGGGTCCGTGGGCTCGAGCCCGTGTCGCCGCGGGAATGGATCATTCCCTGGTCGTGCGTCTGGATGGATCGGTCTGGGCGGCGGGTGACAATTCGGACGGCCAATTGGGGGATGGGACCACGGTCTCTCGCCACGTGCCGGTGCGAGTACGCGGGTTGCGAGGAGTGGTGGCCGTGGCCGCCGGCACCGGCCATTCACTGGCACTGCGCCATGACGGCAGCGTGTGGGCCTGGGGCAACAATGCCTTTGGCCAGTTGGGGGACGGAACCTCGGACAGCCACTCCGAGCCGGTGCGGGTGCGAGGGTTGAGCGGAGTGACGGCCGTATCCGCGGGCGAGGGCCATTCACTGGCACTGCGCCATGACGGCAGCGTGTGGGCCTGGGGCGACAATGCCTTTGGCCAGTTGGGAGACGGAACCTCGGACAGTCACTCCGAGCCGGTGCGGGTGCGAGGGTTGAGTGGAGTGGTGGCCGTGTCCGCGGGCGACAATCACTCGCTGGTGCTGCGCTCGGATGGCTCCGTCTGGGCGTGGGGCGACAACAGCTCCGACCAACTGGGGGGAGCTCCTGGAGATCAAAGCTATTCCGTGCCATGGCGGTTGGAAGACCTGAGTGGGGTGGTGGCCGTGGTCGCGGGTGGTAATCACTCCCTGGCGGTGCGTTCCGACGGCAGCGTGTGGGCCTGGGGCGACAACTTCGCCGGCCAGTTGGGAGACGGAAACATCCTGACCACCCGCTGGCTGCCGCGGCAGGTCCAGGGGTTGAGCGGGGTGGTGGCCGTGTCCGCGGGCTGGGCCCACTCGATGGTGGTGCTCTCCGACGGGACCGTGTGGACCTGGGGCAACAACACCTCTGGCCAGTTGGGCAACGGCATCTCGGTGGCGTACGGCGCCCTGCCGGAGCAGGTGCAAGGATTGCGCGGGGTGATGGCCGTGGCGGCTGGCGGTCTCTACTCGCTGGCGCTGCGCTACGACGGCACCCTGTGGGCCTGGGGCTCCAACGACCATGGCCAGCGCGGAGATGGTTCCACGGTCTATCTCTCCTCGTCGGTGCGGGTGCGAGGGCTGAGCGGGGTGGTGGCCATGGCCGCGGGCTCCGCCCACTCCCTGGCGGTGCGTTCCGACGGCACCCTGTGGGCCTGGGGGGCCAACTACTACGGCCAACTGGGGGATGGGACCCGGGAGGATCACATCACCCCGAAGCGGGTGCAGGGGCTGAGCGGAGTGGTGGCCGTGGCCGCGGGGGACGGTCACTCGCTCGCGCTGCTCGCCGACGGCACCGTGTGGACCTGGGGCTACAACCAAGAGGGTCAGCTGGGGCATGGCTCCACGAACGCCAGCCCCGTGCCGCTGCATGTGCGAGAGCTGAGCGGGGTGGTGGCCGTGGCCGCGGGGGCACTGCACTCGCTGGCGGTGCTCTCCGATGGCTCCGTGTGGACCTGGGGCTACAACAGACAGGGCCAGCTGGGAGATGGCAGCCTGATCAGCAGCGCCGAGCCGGTGCGGGTACAGGGGCTGAGCGGGGTGGCCGCCGTGTCCGCTGGCCTCAACCACTCGCTGGCGAGGGGCACCGATGGCAGCGTGTGGGCCTGGGGCGGCAACTCCTTCGGCCAACTGGGAGAGGGCACCACGAGCAACGCCCTGGTGCCGGTGCGGGTGCGGGGGTTGAGCGGGGTGGAGACAATCTCCGCTGGCTTCAACCACTCGCTGGCGAGGGGGGCCGATGGCGGCGTGTGGGCCTGGGGCGGCAACTACACCGGTCAACTGGGAGATGGGACCACGAGCAACAGTTCCGTGCCGGTACGGGTGCAGGGGCTGAGCGGAGTGACGACCCTGTTCGCTGGCCTCAACCACTCGCTGGCGGTGCGCACCGACGGTTCCGTGTGGGCCTGGGGCATCAACTCCTTTGGCCAGTTGGGAGATGGGACCACGAACACCAGTTTCGTGCCGGTACAGGTGCGGGGGCTGAGCGGGGTGAAGACGGTAGCCGCTGGTTCTCTTCACTCGCTGTCCGTGGGCTCCGACGGCTCCATGTGGTCCTGGGGGAACAACCACTACGGCCAGTTGGGCCATGGGCTTCCCGGAAGATCTCCCACCCCCGTTCGCTCCCTGCTGTATTGAGGGGCGGTGGTGGAGGGATAGAGAGCTGCCCCACGGGGCTCCGGGGCGCGCCCGGTCCCCCGCGGGGTGTCTACTTCCTCGCTGGATGGCGATCAGACTTCCTCGTCCGGCATGAGCGTACGCAGCAACTCGTCGTCGGGACCCAGCGGCCGCCAGCCGGGCGGCGGCGGGGTGGTGCGGAGCGCTGTCATGACCCGCTCGGCTCGTTTCCTATGCGTCTCTGGGGTGAAGCCGAACCAGAAGGCGAGTGCCTGGGCGACTTCGAAGCGGTTTGCCTCGTCCATCACGGTTGGCCAACCACCGGGGAGGCTTTCGGAAAGCTCGCGCACGAATTGGCTACGCACCAGGCGTGTGACCTGGTGACTTTGCTCCGCCTCGGCCACCAGACCGCTGAAAATCTGCACTGCGCTGATGTCGGCCTCGCCCAGTTCCTCGGCAAGCGCAACCAGCGAGATGGTAGGGCGCGCTTCGGCGAAGGCGGTGAGCGAATCAAACCCACGCTCGCGGACTCGCTCGTACAAGCGCACCTTCCAGTTGTCTTCCCAGGAAGAGCCCCTGTTCATCGCCCTCTCCTGGGGATGAAGTTCATCGGAAGGTTATAGCGCTTCATGGCTTTGGCGACGAGTCTCAGGATTTCGTTCGGCGTCAACATCCGGCCTGCTTCGGTTTCTGCTTTGCTCAGTACGTCCATGATCATCCGGTTCCATTCGTTGGGCCATGTGCGGCCCAGACGCCAGTTGCCACCCCCATGGATCGCCTCATGTTTTGCCCGCTCCAGATTGACGCAGAACCGGTCGATGCTCATCTCGCCGGTGAATCCGCGCTTCTCGAACCACTCGCGAAACTCTCGCGGTAGGACGTGGTGTTCTGGTGGTTCGGCCATGCCGGCTCCCGTTCTGCCCGTCACGTGCATGCCACGCACCTCGGGCCCATCGCCCAGCGCTTCGCGAACGCCCGGCGGCAACTTGTCGTGCGCCTTCGCCATCATCACCTGGCCAGCCTGAATCCGGACGGCGGCGCTGACGACAGGGAGGGAGAGCACCCCCGCTTGCACCAGTCGGTGCATCATCTCCACCCACTCGGCGGAGACGACCACCCGTGTGCCCAGCATCACTCCGTTGGAGCCCACCACGAGGCCCATGCCGAGCGTCGCGGGTGCGGCCCGTGGCAGAGATGGCAGCGAGAACCGTATGGCCGATAGCAGCGTGAGCGCCTCAATGGACTCCTTCAGCACCCGCAGCTTCTCGATGTTCTCCGCGGTCATACGCACGGACTCGCGGGTCGCAACGAATTCGTTGGTGAGGTGGCCTACCAACGCGGGCAAGTCGGTTGCCGCTGCCTCCAAAGGTTCCGGCTCCAGAGAGGAAAGTGCTTGCATCGCGGGCTCGAGCATCTTCTGAGCGCGGTCCATGTTCGCGAACAGACTCTCCACGTTGTAGGAGGGGTACTGTTCGAGCACGACGTCGGCGAGGTTGAGGAAGTCGAACCAGACGGCGAGTAGGAAGGCGCCCATCATGGTTGCCTCGAGCCGTGGGCCGGCGAGACGCAGGAGGGCGAGCTGCATGTCTGGGTCATCCACTTCCGAAGCGGCGTGAGTCAGCCGGGTGGCGGCAGTGAGTCCGGCGTCAATCCACCGCAGTTGACGTTCCCCATAATCAACGTAGGGGACGAATACTCCGGAGGCCTTACCGACGATGCCCTGCCTGCTGGCCCTGAGCCTGGAGAGCTCGTCGGATGCACGGCGGGTGGTGCCGGACACGTCGCGAAGGGCACCCAGAAACGCCAGGTGTGTCGCGAGGGCGCTCTGCCTCACAGCCCCCTCATCGCTGCCTGGGCTCATCGTTGGCACGGCCTCTCGGGAGCCGCGACGAGGGTGTAACCGCTCCGATGTATCGGGTTCGGACGTAGGGAACGCAGCAGAGGCGAGGGCGGGTGGGGACTCGCCGCTCGGTGCTTCGGACAACGCGGACCCGGTGGTCTCGCGGGGCGTGTAGCTCAGGTTCACGCCCCGGCCGGATGGTGGCGTCAGCGACGCACAGCCGGTGGATGACAGGGCCGTGACAATCAGCAGGCCCACCCCAAGGACGCCTGGCAAGTCAGTTCTCATATCGGCAGCATGCCCACCGCAGCGTTGCTGGCCACCGTGGCTGCTATAGGGGAACCCTCCGCGACGTCTGGCGCTGAACTGCGTCGAGTGCTGTTCCTGCCCTGGGCGCGGGTGGCGGTGAAGGTGGTCCCTTGGAGGAGTCCGGGGGCTGGGACGTCCGTGGATTCGCTTGACCCCCTATCTTCCGACCGATAGGTAAGGCCCCGCCCGACGAACCGAGGAGGCGCGGCGGGATGAGTCGGTCTGGAGGGGAGCGGCTTTTTCGCCGCCGGGGCCGTGGGTTGTGGCCTTCCCGCCTGACCGCGAGCATCCGCGTGGCCGGCACGCCTTGGCTTGGTTCACCACCCTTGTCCGTTGCCCAGGTCCTGGCCCGTCCAGGAACGCTCCATGCACTCCGATCGAAACCGGACTCCCTTCTTCTCCGCCCTTGCTCTCATGTCCGTCCTGGGAGCCGGGGCCTGCAAGTCCTCTGAAGCGCCCCCTCCGGCCGCTCCCCCGGCCGTGGAGGTGGGCGCGATCACGGTGCGGCCCTCGACCATTCCGGTGCTCGATGAACTGCCGGGGCGCATCGCTCCGACACGGGTCGCCGAGGTGCGTCCGCGCGTCTCCGGCATCATCGTCGAGCGCGTCTTCCGGCAGGGTGGCAGCGTGAAGGCGGGGGACGTGCTCTTCAAGATCGACTCCTCGCTGTTCGAGGTCGAACGCGCGAGCGCCAGGGCCGTGCTGGTCAAGGCCGAGGCCACGGCCGCGGAGGCGCGCCAGCAGGGGGAGCGGGGCGAGAAGCTCATGGCCAGCGGTGTCATCACCCAGGAGCAGCACGAGGCGCTCCGGGCGGCGCTCCAGCGGGCCGAGGCCGATGTCGCCGTGGCCCGGGCGGCGGTGCGCCGCGCGGAAATCAATCTGGACTACACGACGATCCGCGCGCCCATCAGCGGGAGGATCGGCCGGGCCCTGGTGACGGAAGGTGCCCTGGTGAGCCAGGGAGATCCCACGGCGCTCGCGGTCATCCAGCAGCTCGATCCCATCTACGCGGACTTCACCCAGCCCGCGATGGAGCTCCACCGTCTGCGCCAGGCGTTCAAGGACGGGCGCATCCAGGGCGTCACCTCCGATCAGGCCAACGTCCGGCTGGTGCTCGACGATGGCTCCTTCTACGCGAAGCCGGGCAAGCTGCTCTTCTCGGACGTGACGGTGGATCCCGGCAGCGGCCAGTTGACGCTGCGGGGCGAGTTCCCCAATCCGGACGCCGAGCTTCTTCCGGGCATGTACGTGCGGGGACAGGTCGAGCAGGGCTCGCTGAGCGAGGCGCTCGCCGTGCCCCAGCAGGCCATCCAGCGGGACAACGCGGGCAAGTCCCAGGTCTTCGTGGTCGCGCCCAATGGCACCGCCGAGGTGCGCCCGGTGCGCACCTCCCGCGTCTACCAGAACCAGGCGGTGATCCAGGAGGGCCTCAAGGCGGGCGATCAGGTCATCGTCGAGGGCTTCCAGAAGATCGCCGCGGGCGCACCGGTCAAGCCGGTGGCGTGGACCGCGCCTGGAACCGACGTCACTCCCTCCCAGCCTCGATAGGGCCCACCGCCATGCCTCGTTTCTTCATCGACAGGCCCATCTTCGCCTGGGTCATCGCGCTGTTCATCATCATGGCGGGCGTGCTCGCCATCCCCAACCTGCCGGTGGCGCAGTACCCCAGCGTGGCGCCGCCGCAGATCACCATCTCGACCTTCTACCCGGGCGCGTCTCCCGAGGATCTCTACCAGAGCGTCACGCGCATCATCGAGGAGGAGCTCAACGGCACGAAGTCGTTGCTCTACTTCGAGTCGAGCAGTGACGCGACGGGGGCGGTCTCCATCACCGCGACGTTCGCGCCGGGGACGGATCCCGCCCTGGCCGCCGTCGATCTCCAGAATCGGGTCAAGCGGGTCGAGCCGAGACTGCCGCTCGCCGTGTCGCAGCAGGGCTTGCAGATCGAGGAGGCGGGCAGTGGCTTCCTCCTGATGGTGACGCTGCGGTCCACCGACGGCTCCTTCGACGAGATCGGCCTCGGGGATTACCTCTCGCGCAACGTGCTCAATGAGTTGCGGCGCATTCCGGGCGTGGGCCGGGCGCAGCTCTTCTCCTTCGAGCGCGCCATGCGCATCTGGGTGGATCCGAACAAGTTGCAGGGTCTGGGCCTGTCCTCCCAGGACGTGACGAACGCCATCCGCTCGCAGAACGCCCAGGTGGCGGCGGGCTCGCTCGGCGCGCAACCCGGGCCGGTGACCCAGCAGGTCACGGCGACCGTGCTGGTGAAGGGCCAGCTGACCTCGCCGGAGGAGTTCGGTGCGATCGTGCTGCGCGCGAACGCGGATGGTTCCTCCGTGCGCCTGCGGGACGTGGCCCGCGTGGAGCTGGGTGGGCAGAGCTATGCCATCTCCTCGCGGCTCAATGGCCAGCCGAGCGCGGCCATCGGTGTCCAGCTGTCCCCCACGGGCAATGCGCTCGCCACCTCGACGGCGATCCGCGCGAAGATGGAGGAGCTGTCCCGGTTCTTCCCGAAGGGCGTCGAGTACGACGTTCCCTATGACACGGCCCCGTTCGTGGGCGTGTCGATCAAGAAGGTCCTCGTGACGCTCGTCGAGGCGGTGCTCCTGGTCTTCCTGGTGATGTTCCTGTTCCTCCAGAACATCCGCTACACCATCATCCCCACGATCATCGTCCCCATCGCCCTGCTCGGCACCTGCGCGGTGATGTTCGCGATGGGCTTCTCCATCAACGTGCTGACCATGTTCGCCATGGTGCTCGCGATCGGCATCCTCGTGGACGACGCCATCGTGGTGATCGAGAACGTGGAGCGCATCATGAGCGAGGAGGGCCTGTCTCCGCGCGAGGCCACGCAGAAGGCCATGAAGCAGATCACCGGGGCCGTCATCGGCATCACGCTCGTGCTCAGCGCCGTCTTCGTGCCCATGGCCTTCTTCCCCGGCTCCGTCGGCGTCATCTACAAGCAGTTCTCGCTGACGATGGTGGTGTCCATCCTGTTCTCGGCGCTGCTCGCGTTGTCGTTGACGCCGGCGCTGTGCGCGACCTTCCTGAAGCCCGTCGCCAAGGGGCATGCGCACGCGCGCACGGGGTTCTTTGGCTGGTTCAACCGGGGCTTCGAGCGCACGTCCCACGCCTATCGTGGACTGGTGGGCCGCACCCTGAATCGCGCGGGCCGGTTCATGCTCGTCTACGTCGCGGTGTTCGCGGCGCTCGGCTGGCTGTTCGTCCAGCTCCCCTCGTCCTTCATCCCTAGCGAGGACCAGGGCTTCATCATCCTCGGGGTGCAGGCGCCGCCGGAAGCCACGGTCAACCGGACGTTGGACGTGGTGGTGCAGATGGAGAAGTCGCTGCTGGCGGAGCCGGGAGTGGACCGGGTCGTGGCCATCCTGGGCTTCAGCTTCTTCGGCCAGGGGCAGAACGCGGCCTTGAGCTTCGCGACGCTCAAGCCCTGGGATCAGCGGGGTGCTCAGGACGGAGCGGAGGCCATCGCCGGGCGGATGAACGGGGCGCTGTCGGCGGTGCGGGATGCGTTCGTCTTCGCGCTCTCTCCTCCGCCCATCGAGGGCCTGGGAACGTCGGGTGGCTTCTCCTTCCGCCTGGAGGACCGGGGCGGCATGGGTCAGGAGGCGCTCGCCGCCGCGAGGGATCAACTCCTGGCGGCCGCCGCCCAGAGTCCCGTCCTCTCCGGGGTGATGTTCGAGGGCCTGGCGAACGCGCCGCAGGTGGAATTGCGCATCGATCGCGAGAAGGCCAGCGCGCTTGGACTCACGTTCGCGGAGATCAATGAAACCCTCTCCACCAACCTGGGCTCGGCCTACTCCAATGACTTTCCCAACAGCGGCCGGATGCAGCGGGTGATCGTGCAGGCGGAGGGAAGCCGGCGCATGCAGCCGGAGGATCTCCTCGCGCTCAACGTGCGCAATCGCCAGGGCACCCCGGTGCCCCTGTCCGCCTTCGCCACGGTGGACTGGCGGGTGGGCGCCACCCAGGTCATCGGCTACAACGGCTATCCCTCGGCCCGCATCAGCGGCAACGCGGCTCCCGGCCATTCGAGTGGCGAGGCCCTCCTGGAAATGGAGCGCCTGGCGAGCCAGCTCCCGCGGGGGTTCGGCTTCGACTGGAGCGGGCAATCCCTTCAGGAACTCCAGTCGGGCTCGCAGGCCCCGTTCCTGATCGGCCTGTCCATGCTCTTCGTGTTCCTGTGTCTGGCCGCCCTCTATGAGAGCTGGTCCATTCCCGTGGCGGTGATGCTCGTCGTGCCCCTGGGCGTGCTCGGCTCGGTGCTGGCGGTCATGTTCCGGGGAATGAGCAACGACGTCTATTTCAAGGTCGGCCTCATCACCATCATTGGCTTGTCGGCCAAGAACGCCATCCTCATCATCGAGTTCGCCAAGGATCTCCGGGCGCAGGGCAGGTCCATCACGGACGCGGCGCTCGAGGCCGCGCAGCTGCGCTTCCGTCCCATCCTCATGACCTCGCTCGCCTTCACGCTGGGCGTGGTCCCGCTCGCCATCGCGAATGGGCCCGGCGCCGCCAGCCAGCGAGCCATTGGCACGGGGGTGCTCGGAGGAATGCTGTCCGCCACGGTGCTCGCGGTCCTCTTCGTGCCCATCTTCTACGTCTTCATCATGCGGCTGCTCAATCGGCGGGCCGTGGAGATCGAAACGTTACGATTGCCAGACGCCACGGATTGAACGGGCGGCGGTCTCCCGCCCGTGGGTTTTTCACGTTTATTTTGTGCGGTGGGCGACGACGCACTCCGGGTGCGGACTGTCTCCTCGCGCAGGCTTCCCGAGGGCGGGGTCTCCCGCCCGGTGGGTTCATGACCTGCTACATCCGCCGAATCGTGTCACCTGATGACGTTTGAGGCGGTTGGGATTCGAGGGC
Above is a window of Cystobacter fuscus DNA encoding:
- a CDS encoding NUDIX hydrolase, whose protein sequence is MNRGSSWEDNWKVRLYERVRERGFDSLTAFAEARPTISLVALAEELGEADISAVQIFSGLVAEAEQSHQVTRLVRSQFVRELSESLPGGWPTVMDEANRFEVAQALAFWFGFTPETHRKRAERVMTALRTTPPPPGWRPLGPDDELLRTLMPDEEV
- a CDS encoding efflux RND transporter periplasmic adaptor subunit, coding for MHSDRNRTPFFSALALMSVLGAGACKSSEAPPPAAPPAVEVGAITVRPSTIPVLDELPGRIAPTRVAEVRPRVSGIIVERVFRQGGSVKAGDVLFKIDSSLFEVERASARAVLVKAEATAAEARQQGERGEKLMASGVITQEQHEALRAALQRAEADVAVARAAVRRAEINLDYTTIRAPISGRIGRALVTEGALVSQGDPTALAVIQQLDPIYADFTQPAMELHRLRQAFKDGRIQGVTSDQANVRLVLDDGSFYAKPGKLLFSDVTVDPGSGQLTLRGEFPNPDAELLPGMYVRGQVEQGSLSEALAVPQQAIQRDNAGKSQVFVVAPNGTAEVRPVRTSRVYQNQAVIQEGLKAGDQVIVEGFQKIAAGAPVKPVAWTAPGTDVTPSQPR
- a CDS encoding efflux RND transporter permease subunit — its product is MPRFFIDRPIFAWVIALFIIMAGVLAIPNLPVAQYPSVAPPQITISTFYPGASPEDLYQSVTRIIEEELNGTKSLLYFESSSDATGAVSITATFAPGTDPALAAVDLQNRVKRVEPRLPLAVSQQGLQIEEAGSGFLLMVTLRSTDGSFDEIGLGDYLSRNVLNELRRIPGVGRAQLFSFERAMRIWVDPNKLQGLGLSSQDVTNAIRSQNAQVAAGSLGAQPGPVTQQVTATVLVKGQLTSPEEFGAIVLRANADGSSVRLRDVARVELGGQSYAISSRLNGQPSAAIGVQLSPTGNALATSTAIRAKMEELSRFFPKGVEYDVPYDTAPFVGVSIKKVLVTLVEAVLLVFLVMFLFLQNIRYTIIPTIIVPIALLGTCAVMFAMGFSINVLTMFAMVLAIGILVDDAIVVIENVERIMSEEGLSPREATQKAMKQITGAVIGITLVLSAVFVPMAFFPGSVGVIYKQFSLTMVVSILFSALLALSLTPALCATFLKPVAKGHAHARTGFFGWFNRGFERTSHAYRGLVGRTLNRAGRFMLVYVAVFAALGWLFVQLPSSFIPSEDQGFIILGVQAPPEATVNRTLDVVVQMEKSLLAEPGVDRVVAILGFSFFGQGQNAALSFATLKPWDQRGAQDGAEAIAGRMNGALSAVRDAFVFALSPPPIEGLGTSGGFSFRLEDRGGMGQEALAAARDQLLAAAAQSPVLSGVMFEGLANAPQVELRIDREKASALGLTFAEINETLSTNLGSAYSNDFPNSGRMQRVIVQAEGSRRMQPEDLLALNVRNRQGTPVPLSAFATVDWRVGATQVIGYNGYPSARISGNAAPGHSSGEALLEMERLASQLPRGFGFDWSGQSLQELQSGSQAPFLIGLSMLFVFLCLAALYESWSIPVAVMLVVPLGVLGSVLAVMFRGMSNDVYFKVGLITIIGLSAKNAILIIEFAKDLRAQGRSITDAALEAAQLRFRPILMTSLAFTLGVVPLAIANGPGAASQRAIGTGVLGGMLSATVLAVLFVPIFYVFIMRLLNRRAVEIETLRLPDATD
- a CDS encoding DUF2380 domain-containing protein; amino-acid sequence: MQLALLRLAGPRLEATMMGAFLLAVWFDFLNLADVVLEQYPSYNVESLFANMDRAQKMLEPAMQALSSLEPEPLEAAATDLPALVGHLTNEFVATRESVRMTAENIEKLRVLKESIEALTLLSAIRFSLPSLPRAAPATLGMGLVVGSNGVMLGTRVVVSAEWVEMMHRLVQAGVLSLPVVSAAVRIQAGQVMMAKAHDKLPPGVREALGDGPEVRGMHVTGRTGAGMAEPPEHHVLPREFREWFEKRGFTGEMSIDRFCVNLERAKHEAIHGGGNWRLGRTWPNEWNRMIMDVLSKAETEAGRMLTPNEILRLVAKAMKRYNLPMNFIPRRGR